The Candidatus Obscuribacter sp. genomic interval ATTATCATCAACAAAGCGGCAACAGTCTGTAGCGGTAACTATTATCTGGACGAGGACGTGCTTAAGGCCGAAGGCATCACTGAGTTTACTGGTTATGCTGTAGATGCTACTGCCAAGCCGTTGACAGATTTGTATGTGGGCGTCTGTCCTCCAGACTTCCGCACTCAAATCGAAAACGCAGCTGCGTTTAAGACCAAATCTGCACCGGCAAAAGCTCCAGAGCCTGTGGTCGCCACTAGCGAAGTTAAACATGCTCAGCCAGTGTTTAAAGCCTTTGACCTTAAAACCGCCGATGGTGTCACTGAGTTGAGCTTTAAAGACCCAAATCACTACAATGCTCTGGGTATCTCCTTTTGGACAGAGTTGCCTGCGGCTATAGAGTGGCTTGTCGGACAAAAAGCAACTCGTGTGATGTTGATACACGGTCAGGGTCATAACTTTTCGTCAGGTATTGATCTGGCTATTTTTAAACACCCTGCTCTCAAAGATGTGGCGACAGATGCTGGCAAACAAAAGCTTGGTGCTTTTATCGGCTCAATGCAGGCTGCCATTAATGCCGTCTCTGATGCTCCCTTTCCGGTTATGGCCGCTATCGAGGGCGTATGCTGGGGGGCTGCTCTTGATTTAATCGCCGCTTGCGATTTTAGATATGCCACCGAGTCTGCCAGTTTTTCTATTGCCGAGGTCAATATCGGTTTGATGGCTGATTTGGGCAGTTTGCAAAGATTGCCACGGATTATGCCTGAGGGTCTGGTACGCGAAATGGCTTATACCGGCATGAGAATAGATGGTGCGCGCGCCCACAGTGTCGGCCTGGTCAATGCAGTTTATAAGAACAGTACCGATATGTACGGTGAAGCAAGAATGACTTGTGGACGCATCGCCAGCATGACTCCATCTGCTGTGCAAGCCAGTAAAAAGGCGTTTGATCATAACGGCTCTGCCGCCATTGCAAATGGTCTAGAACGTGCTGTCGAACTGCAATTGCAGTATCTGGACATGCAAGCTGTAGGTGCTATCTTGTCCCAAAAAAGCAAGTCCTAACGCCAACCTGAATGGCTTCAACAACGCTGCCGCTTTTTGACTACAAGCTAGTCGGGGCGGCAGTTTTTCATTTCCTCTTTGAAGAGACAAATATGCAAAATACCAATTTGATTAACCGAGTTTTTCAGCACTGTAAGACCTTGATGATTCGCGGCGCGATTGTATTCTTTCCGTTTGCCGCCTTGATTTATGGTATTAAATTGGCCCTGACTATCGCCGATGGTTGGCTGGGCGACCTGGTCACAGCAATCGCCGGACACTTTAATCCTGCCGTTACTCAGTTGCACTCCAGCCCGATTTTTAGCCTGATACTGCTAGCTCTCATGTTTTATACGCTAGGTAGTGTTGTCTCCTGGCGTATCGGCAATAGCTTGTTTAAGTGGGTCGAAGGACGCATTTTGCAGATTAAGGGCATAGGCTCAATCTATGGCTCTTTGCGCAAAGTGGTAAATATGGTCGGAGAATCCGATAGCAAAAATAAGTTTAAGCGGGTTGTATCTGTACCATTTTTGCCAGAAGGCGGACGCACCATAGCTTTTGTCACAAACGAAGTTGTGGATGTTACTACTGGAGGTAAATGGATCTACGTCTTTATCCCTACTCCACCTAATCCAATAAGCGGTCTTGTGGCCTCTTATCCAGAAGAGAAGGTTGTTGATAGTGAAATGACTATAGAAGAAGCAATCCAGCACTGCGTATCACTTGGTATGGCTACGCCTGCTTTGCAGACAATTACGCCAGCCGTTAAATCCTAAATGTGCAGCTGACCTGGTCTAAAGGTCTTTTGCAGACTACTGGGGCAGTCAATTCTGACTGTCCTTTTCTATTTTCATTCAGGAGACAATCATGTCTACTCAAACTGATATCAATAACACCCCCACTCCCAGATTGACTCTGGTGGTGGCAATACTGGTGGCGGCCAACGTCGCTTTCTTCCTTTTGACACTGATTACTAATACCGATCCCACTAGAGCATTTGGCTTGTCCGTGGCGCCTTTTGCCGAGGCCACCAATCCGTTTAGCTGGCTCTGGTCTTTGAGGCTTTTGGTATTGCATTCGTTTTTCCATGAAAACTGGGGACACTTAATTCCTAATATGATGTTCCTATTGGCTTTTGGTCCGATACTGGAATTCAGAGTTGGCTCAAGAGCTTTTGCCTATCTCTACGGCACAGCTATTCTTGTTTCTGGGTTGTTTAGTTTGTATATGCATCCTGCTCCAGATATCGAAAGCGGGGAGGCGATAGTTGCACTGATAGGCGCGTCTGGAGCAATCTCTGCTGTGATTGCAGCCGTGCTTTTGACTGCTCCGCGCACTGTACTGATGGTCGTGGGCGGCTATGTCATACAAAGTTGGATGATGGCGGTTCTATTCTTTGTCTATCAAGCTACACAACTAGCCTTGCCTGGTGCTATGGCTGACTCAGTGGGTATCCATATGATTGGTGCTCTCAGTGGTCTGGCATTTATAGTCGGGCAAAAGGTGAGAGCGCACTCAGGAAGTACTGACGCACAGGGCTAATAGCTGCCAGTGACTCACTGAATTGAAGTGAAGTGTATTGAGTGCGTGAGCCGGGCGATAAGACATATAAGGTAATTTTTGAATAGGCATTGCATAGTGCCCAGTTACTTCTATATGTTGCAAGGTGCCATTAATCATTCCTTTATATTTCAGCGAAGTCATTTCAACCTCTCAATCCCCAACAATTCATGCACATAGCTTTTAGACAACTGCACATTGGTGTGGTTGTTTTTGGCATGAGTTGTAAGCGATTAATGGAAGATTTTCCCTTTAAACATTTTGAGCCGCTGACCTGCAACAGCAGGTTAAGCCGGCGATGAGGTAACTCTTATGAGCGATCCAAACAAATCTCCAAATCCAGATCCAAACTCGCCTAAAAACTGGGCGATTGGTATTGGTGTATTAATACTCTTGTTTGTTGTACTGCAGATTTTCAATCCTGGAGTGCCAGACACCCTTGCTGGCGATCCCGATAACATCACATTTGCGGACGTCAAAAAAGCTGTACAAGATGACAGTACAGTTAAGACCGTCCAGTTTGGTCGGGATATGTGGGGCAATGAAATTGTCACAGTCAAGCGCTCCAATCAAAAGGACATGGTTGCCGGTGTGCCACCTGGTGGTTCGACTGAGCTAAGTCAAATTGCCCTGAGCAAACACATCGACACCGATGGTACTTACAAACCGCCTTTGAAGGTTGCTAAGCCTGATGGCGGAGACATCTTTATGGTGTTTTTACTGAACTGGGGACCAATCCTGCTATTGATTGGTGTCTGGATTTACTACATGAAAAAGAACGGTGGTATGGGTGGCAAAAAAGCTGAACCCAAACATCAAATTGTAGAAAGAGGTAAGGTCAAACAAACCTTTGCTGATTTTGCCGGCAACCCCGAAGCAAAAGAAGAAGTGATGGATATCGTGGGATTTTTGAAAGATCCTAAAGCCCTGATAGATGCCGGCGGTCGTGTACCAAAAGGTGCATTGATGGTAGGCCCTCCAGGTAACGGTAAAACACTTTTAGCTCGCTGTATTGCTGGCGAAGCGGGAGTGCCATTTATCTCGATATCAGGCTCTGACTTTGTCGAGATGTATGTCGGTGTTGGTGCATCGCGTGTGCGTCAATTATTTGAATCAGCAACTCAGCACGCTCCTTGTATCGTATTCATCGATGAAATCGATGCAGTAGGTAGAGAACGTGGTGCCGGTCATGGTGGTGGTAACGACGAAAGAGAACAAACACTCAACCAAATATTGGTAGAGCTGGATGGCTTTAACCAAAAGTTGGGTATCTTTGTAATCGCAGCAACAAACCGTCCGGACATCCTGGACAAAGCCTTAAAACGTCCTGGTCGACTGACTCGTACAATCAATGTAGAGTCGCCAGACTTAGAAGCCCGCAAAGAAATCCTGAAAGTGCACGCAAAAGGCAAGAACTTTGGTCCTGACGTGGATTTTGAACACGTAGCAAATGAGACCTATGGTTTTAGTGGTGCTGACCTGGAAGAAGTATTGGACAGAGCGACAATCTTGATGTTAAAGAGAGTGCGCGAAGCGGGAGCTAGAAACGAAAAGTTGCCAATGTTGATCAATGCTGCTGACGTGGAAGAAGCAACCATGGAAGGCTCGATGAAATCAGTATTGGCGAAAACGGCCTCGAGAAGACAGGACCCGGATATCAAAAGAATGCTTGCCTTTCACGAAGGTGGACATGCTCTGGTGACAGAACATGGCTATCAACGTTATCTTGCAAGTGGTCGCAACTGGGCGCAAAAATGGGGCAACGCTGTACGACGTTTGACCATTATCGGCGCTGCCAACACTGGTGGTCACATGCAAGCGACTCCAGACACCAATACACCGGTGTCTACATATGAGTCATTGCTTGGTCAAATCGCGACGGCTCTGGGTGCTACTATCTCAGAAATCATGTTTACTGGTACCCGCTCTACTGGTAACAGTCAGGACTTGAAACAAGCTTATGCTATCGCTAAAGCGATGGTAACTAAATACGGCATGAGCAAACTGGGTCCAATCTCTGTCGGTGAAGATGATGAAAACCCTAATGCCGGTCGTGTACTTGGTATGGGTGCTAGCTATGGACTGGCTAACGAGTCGAGCAATCAGATTGACCATGAAATCATGCTGCTTTTGGCTAGCGGTGCAAAGATTGCTATTAAGGCACTGAGAGCCAGAGAAGAGTTTTTGCATGCTCTGGTAAAAGTACTTGTGGTCAAAGAAACCATTGCAAGAGAAGAATGGTTGACTCTATGGAATCAATTTACCGACAAAGAAGTCACAGACGAGCAAGTAGAAGCAGAGTTGAAAACCCACTGGGTGCAACTCTTTGCTTTGTCTGACGAGGTGTAAGCAACACCTCATTACCACAGGGCCACGGCAATTTTGTCGTGCCTGGTTTAACGGGCAATCGCCCAAAACTTTTAACTTAACGTACTTGAGGTACTTACCATGTTTAACAAAATCGGACCAAATGACTTGATGGTAGACGGCGTCGACGCGATGACCGCTCAAAATCAAAACTTGCATACACTGGGCTTTTTTATGATTGTCATTGCAATGGCAGTCGGATACTGGCTGGGTTCTCATCCCTGGGATGGTAGCAAGACCAATAAATACATCCAACTGGGTGTTATTGGATTTGTCACTGTTGTGGCTGGCACAATCATGGCTATGCCTGGTGGCATGGTTATTGTGATGTGGATGGCAGTGGGCGGTGGCGCTGGTGTGTGGATTGGCCATCGTCGCATAAACAGCGAAAAGTAAAGTCTTCGGACTAATAGTTCGTCCTTAAAACTTTTGAGCCGGGGACAGATGCAGCGCTTGCGCTGTGTCAGTCCTCGCTTACCGAGGTATCTTTATGAAATTTCCAAAATTTGATTTATCGAGGATTTTTAAATCACTTGGTCGCCTGCAAGAAAAGTATCCAATAGGATTTGGTCTTGGTCTTGGTGCCACAGTGTTCCTTGTCGTATGGGGCTTATCAGTTGCGTTTAGCTCTCCCACCGAATACGTAGACGCTGAGCTTGAAGCAAAAGGCGATGGCATCCGTAGCTACAGCCTGGTTAAAGAAATGCTCAATGAGCATGCTGATATTGAGAAAGTGACCTTTGGCAAAGATGCATGGGGCAACGAAATCGTCTCTGTCAAACGCAAAGACAGTATCCCTGTCACCGCTGGCTCTCCTCCCGGTGGCTGGGAAGAAATCAGTAAATTGGCCAGTGCAAAAGGCATTGAAACTGATGGTACTTACAAACCACCTCTAAAACAAAAGGTGGAGAAAGAATCAGCATTGATGTCGCTCTTAATGAGCTTCGGCCCTATACTGCTGATAATTGCAGTATTTATGTATTTTGCCAGAAAGAATGGTGGTGGTATGGGTGCCAAAAAGGCTGAACCCAAACACCAGATCGTTGAAAGAGGCAAGGTCAAGCAAACCTTTGCTGATTTTGCCGGTAACCCCGAAGCAAAAGAAGAAGTAATGGATATCGTGGGATTTTTGAAAGATCCCAATGCTCTGATAGAAGCCGGCGGTCGTGTACCAAAAGGTGCATTGATGGTGGGCCCTCCAGGTAACGGTAAAACACTTTTAGCTCGCTGTATTGCTGGCGAAGCGGGAGTGCCATTTATCTCGATATCAGGCTCTGACTTTGTCGAGATGTATGTCGGTGTTGGTGCATCACGTGTGCGTCAATTATTTGAATCAGCCACTCAGCACGCTCCTTGTATCGTATTTATCGATGAAATCGATGCAGTAGGTAGAGAACGTGGTGCCGGTCATGGTGGTGGTAACGACGAAAGAGAACAAACACTCAACCAAATATTGGTAGAGCTGGATGGCTTTAACCAAAAGTTGGGTATCTTTGTAATCGCAGCAACAAACCGTCCGGACATCCTGGACAAAGCCTTAAAACGTCCTGGTCGTCTGACTCGTACAATCAATGTAGAGTCGCCAGACTTAGAGGCCCGCAAAGAAATCCTGAAAGTGCACGCTAAAGGCAAGAACTTTGGTCCTGACGTGGATTTTGAACACGTTGCAAATGAAACCTATGGTTTTAGTGGTGCTGACCTGGAAGAAGTATTGGACAGAGCGACAATCTTGATGTTAAAGAGAGTGCGCGAAGCCGGCGAGAAAAACATCAAGTTGCCAATGTTGATCAATGCTGCTGATGTAGAAGAAGCAACCATGGAAGGCTCGATGAAAGCAGTACTGGCTAAATCTGCCTCTAAAAGGCAAGACCCAGATATCAAAAGAATGCTTGCCTATCACGAAGGTGGACATGGTCTGGTGACAGAGCATGGCTATCAACGTTATCTGGCAAGTGGTCGCAACTGGTCGCAAAAATGGGGTAACGCGGTACGTCGTTTGACCATTATCGGCGCCGCCAACACTGGTGGTCACATGCAAGCGACTCCAGACACCAATACACCGGTGTCTACATATGAGTCATTGCTTGGTCAAATCGCGACGGCTCTGGGAGCAACAATCTCAGAAATCATGTTTACTGGTACCCGCTCCACTGGCAACAGTCAGGACTTGAAGCAAGCTTATGCTATCGCTAAAGCGATGGTAACTAAATACGGCATGAGTAAGCTGGGTCCAATCTCTGTTGGCTCCGATGAAGAAAACCCCAATGCTGGTCGTGCACTTGGTATGGGTGCTAGCTATGGATTGGCGGAAGAGTCGAGCAACCAGATTGACCATGAAATCGTGTTGCTTCTGGCTGCCGGTGCAAGGATTGCTATCAGAGCTTTGAAAGAGCGCGAAGAATTTTTGCACGCTCTGGTAAAAGTACTTGTGGTCAAAGAAACCATTGCTAGAGAAGAATGGTTGGCTTTGTGGAATCAGTACGGCAACAAAGCAGTATCTGACTGCGACGTCGAAATGGAATTGGAAAACCAATGGAGTAAACTGGCAGTCCTGACAGTATGTGATTCACCAAACGGTGCAAAAACATACGACAGCACAGCTGTGCGCTTAGACAAATAAGTCTAAATTACAGGCACCTACCAGTCTTACCAGTTTGAATCGATTTCGACGCTACCAATAGTGGTGGCGTCGGTTTTTTTTACAAATTGAAGTCTCACTGGTTGAGACTGGGAGTTTAATAATGAAGACCCTATTGCTAATGGGGTCCAAACTAAGTCAAGAACTTCTCCAAGAGTGGAGAATGAGATTTGAGACCTTTGTGGACCTCTATTTGACAAGTGGCTATGTGCCCAGAACTTTTGCAATACTGCAAATGTTCGGTAGGGTGCTGGCCAATATCTGGATATTTGTGCAGGTTGGACGTATTAAGGTAAATGGCAGGCAATTGCTCAAGACACCTGCTCACATTATCTATATTGCCAATCACAGCTCAATGTTTGATCCATTGATTGCCTTTGCAATATTGCCGCGTGTCTGTCGCTATATGACTGCCGTGGAAGAAATGCGTGGCATATTTGGACTGAAGGCGCTCTTTATGGGCTCTTTTGGTTCTTTTGCGGTGGACCGAAAGAACGGAAAAACAGTGATAGAACCAGCTATCAAAATACTCATTGGCAAAGAGGCTTTAGTAGTATTTCCTGAGGGCAAAATCTCCCCCAGTGGTGTGATGCTACCGCCCAAGCCTGGTATAGCTTTGATCAGCTCTGCCGCATACAACTTGCTTCGTTACCCTGAACAAGTAGCATTGATTGCTCTGAGCATCAATTACGGTAAGCGAGATGAAGCTACCGCTAAGAGCTCTTATGGCGAAATGGGATTTAGATGGCGAGGTGGTGTGACAGTCAATGTTCACCCTCCTATCTACCTGACCAGAGAGTTGGCTGACGATCCTGATGCACTGCTTACCAAAGCTGCTTCTACGATTGCTTCAGGGCTGTCTTTACGTGCTTAGGCACCTAATTTAATTGCGGAGTATTTATGCTCGAAAAAATCTTGACCATTGTAGTTTTAGGAATTGCCTTTGTACTTATTTTTGTCGCCGCATTTATTGTCGGCTGGCGTGATTTGAAGGCAGGAAAAACTGGACCTATGTACGGTCTATCACTTAAACATAGACGGAGAAAGGACAAATGACTTGTCACGAACATGACAATGGACACAGTGGATGTCCGGCTATCCGTGTTGTAATGTTTCCCCATCATACAAACCCTGCCGGCAATATTTTTGGTGGTGTTATCCTCTCCAATATTGATATTGCCGCTGGTGTCGCATCGCGGTCTGTCACAAAGCACAACACTGTGACTGTCTGCATGAAAGAAGTGGTCTTTAAGGAGCCGGTAAAAGTGGGCGACATCCTCACATTTTGGGCGGATGTAGTTAAGGTGGGGCGCACTTCCATAACCATACGGGTTAAGGTAGAAGCGACACGCGGTAATCTTGTTATTCCGGTGACTGAGGGTGAGACTATATTTGTCGCTGTAGACAAATTTGATCGTCCCATACCAGTAGATGCACCGGTTGGTACTCTTGGTGGTGATGACGCTGAAGGTAGCTCTTTTACCGCCAGGCTCAATCGAATGCTGCGTTATCTTGGCTTTTAGATGACGCGGTTTATTACGCACAGGGCATCTACGATCTGGTAGTTGCCCTTGCTTTTTTAGCTTTAAGACAGAACAGTCAGTATTGACTGTTTATCAAACTCACACTCAAAACCTGAAGGAGGGTGGAGATGAATACAGCAACAAATTTTGACTCTAACACCCTTTTGCCTTTCGGGCTTTTGAATGTTAGTTTGACTGAGGCCATTGGCAAAGTACTGAGGACCTTTTGTGCTGAAGAAGCTGTACTGATAGTCAATGATATGCAGCCTGGTTTTGAAGCGGCCCGAGATATCATCACTATCTTTGCCGTAAGCAAGCAAATTGAAATGGCGATGGCTCTCAATTTGACTATCATCCTGGTTGAATACGATGCTCACGAGTTGGGTGCAACGCTGCCTCAAATTACTCGGATGCTCGAAGGCTACGAGCACTTATCGGTAGTGTCCAAAAGCCAGGACAATGGTGCTGCTGCGATACTCAAAGTGTTGTGTAGCAAAGCTATAGAGACCCAGGATTTTATCCTTTGCGGTGTTAACAGTGACGCTTGCATCCTGGATACAGTAAAGGGCCTGGTGCAATGGTTGCCGCACTGTCGCATTTTGCTACCGCAAGATGCTTGTAACTCGATTAATGGCAAGGACTGCTCTGTATGGCATAACGAATTTAAACGTATAGCCAATGTTGTTTTGCAAATGCACGGCGGCTAATTCAAAATTTGGTGGAGGGGAAGGACGCCCCTCTGTTTTTTTTAGAAGTTGGTAGTCGACTGGTCTACTGGTGGTAGCGCATCGAGAGCCGATGCCATATATTATCTGCCGCCGCCAGTGGTGCTTTTAAATTACTGTCTGTTTTTTGCAGTAAATTTGGATACATGGGCAATGAGCGACTGTTTGCCCGGCCTTTTCTAACTAATTTAATAACTCGCTTGCTATGCGGCTTAAATAGGCAGTGGCGCCTTTTTGTGGGGGCGCTATTGGAGATTGCCAGAGCGGGCAGGGTTTCATCGAGCTTTTTCAAGGCATATATCTGGTATCGTTTTACTAGCTTTTTGATGGTTTGGAAATTACCATGGCGATAGTTATAAACCTGGAGTACAAGCCTTACGTCGCTCTCTATCGACGTTTGTCTGATGCTCTGCGCAAAGCCATTTTAGAAGGTCGTCTCAAATTGGGTGAGCCGATGCCTTCGGTGCGCGATCTTTCCAAGAGTCTAAAGATTTCCAGCTCCACTACTCTCAAGGCCTACGATGATCTCAAAAAGCAAGGGCTTGTTGTCAGTCATAGTGGTTCGGGCACATATGTAGCCGAGACTTTGCCGGGTGATCTCGGTGACTTGTTGCAAGAGCGCCTCAATCATATGCAAAAGAGTTTTTCGGCCAGGCCTGATGCAATACTCTCTAGTCGCGGTGAGCTTTTGTTTGAGACTGGTAAAAAACAATCAGCCGAGCATGTCCACGTGCCAGCCCTGGAATACGGCGGCACACCGCTTGAACTGTCACCGGTGCGGGAATGGAAGGCGTTGCTGCTCAAATACTGCGATGTCAGTCAGGGTGAAGAGTATGCTGAAGTAATCGAACCACTGGGTTTTATGCCTCTGCGCGAAGCTATTGCAGGCTACGTCCTGAGGCGTCGATCAATAGCCAGCGGAGCGAGTAATGTTTGCATTTTTGGCTCAAAACAATTGCGCCTGGAATTGGTCGGCCGCCTATTGCTCAATAAAGGCGATATAGTCGCCTACGAAGAACCGGGCTATCCTGAAAATCGCAATACTCTGCATGCCTTGGGCGCCACTATCGTGCCTGTGCCAGTGGATGTGGACGGTATGTCAGTTGTCCATCTGCGCAAACTGGAGCATCCG includes:
- a CDS encoding SDR family oxidoreductase; its protein translation is MTNSLDLSNTSVNGKVAIITGSSRGIGRAIALKLAKQGASIVVVARTENENEKVSGTIHSVVSEITSAGGKAIAVACDVRKEDQVQAVVDAAVKAFGGVDIIVNNAGVLSLTDTEQTDLKLYDLMQSINTRGVFALVKFALPYLKQSKNAHILNICPPINLDPGWVGGQLPYTVSKYGMSLLTMGWAHEFKKYGIGVNSLWPVITIDTAAVRVKLGGEETAKRSRTTAIVADAASIIINKAATVCSGNYYLDEDVLKAEGITEFTGYAVDATAKPLTDLYVGVCPPDFRTQIENAAAFKTKSAPAKAPEPVVATSEVKHAQPVFKAFDLKTADGVTELSFKDPNHYNALGISFWTELPAAIEWLVGQKATRVMLIHGQGHNFSSGIDLAIFKHPALKDVATDAGKQKLGAFIGSMQAAINAVSDAPFPVMAAIEGVCWGAALDLIAACDFRYATESASFSIAEVNIGLMADLGSLQRLPRIMPEGLVREMAYTGMRIDGARAHSVGLVNAVYKNSTDMYGEARMTCGRIASMTPSAVQASKKAFDHNGSAAIANGLERAVELQLQYLDMQAVGAILSQKSKS
- a CDS encoding DUF502 domain-containing protein, yielding MASTTLPLFDYKLVGAAVFHFLFEETNMQNTNLINRVFQHCKTLMIRGAIVFFPFAALIYGIKLALTIADGWLGDLVTAIAGHFNPAVTQLHSSPIFSLILLALMFYTLGSVVSWRIGNSLFKWVEGRILQIKGIGSIYGSLRKVVNMVGESDSKNKFKRVVSVPFLPEGGRTIAFVTNEVVDVTTGGKWIYVFIPTPPNPISGLVASYPEEKVVDSEMTIEEAIQHCVSLGMATPALQTITPAVKS
- a CDS encoding rhomboid family intramembrane serine protease, translated to MSTQTDINNTPTPRLTLVVAILVAANVAFFLLTLITNTDPTRAFGLSVAPFAEATNPFSWLWSLRLLVLHSFFHENWGHLIPNMMFLLAFGPILEFRVGSRAFAYLYGTAILVSGLFSLYMHPAPDIESGEAIVALIGASGAISAVIAAVLLTAPRTVLMVVGGYVIQSWMMAVLFFVYQATQLALPGAMADSVGIHMIGALSGLAFIVGQKVRAHSGSTDAQG
- a CDS encoding AAA family ATPase, producing the protein MSDPNKSPNPDPNSPKNWAIGIGVLILLFVVLQIFNPGVPDTLAGDPDNITFADVKKAVQDDSTVKTVQFGRDMWGNEIVTVKRSNQKDMVAGVPPGGSTELSQIALSKHIDTDGTYKPPLKVAKPDGGDIFMVFLLNWGPILLLIGVWIYYMKKNGGMGGKKAEPKHQIVERGKVKQTFADFAGNPEAKEEVMDIVGFLKDPKALIDAGGRVPKGALMVGPPGNGKTLLARCIAGEAGVPFISISGSDFVEMYVGVGASRVRQLFESATQHAPCIVFIDEIDAVGRERGAGHGGGNDEREQTLNQILVELDGFNQKLGIFVIAATNRPDILDKALKRPGRLTRTINVESPDLEARKEILKVHAKGKNFGPDVDFEHVANETYGFSGADLEEVLDRATILMLKRVREAGARNEKLPMLINAADVEEATMEGSMKSVLAKTASRRQDPDIKRMLAFHEGGHALVTEHGYQRYLASGRNWAQKWGNAVRRLTIIGAANTGGHMQATPDTNTPVSTYESLLGQIATALGATISEIMFTGTRSTGNSQDLKQAYAIAKAMVTKYGMSKLGPISVGEDDENPNAGRVLGMGASYGLANESSNQIDHEIMLLLASGAKIAIKALRAREEFLHALVKVLVVKETIAREEWLTLWNQFTDKEVTDEQVEAELKTHWVQLFALSDEV
- a CDS encoding AAA family ATPase, translating into MLNEHADIEKVTFGKDAWGNEIVSVKRKDSIPVTAGSPPGGWEEISKLASAKGIETDGTYKPPLKQKVEKESALMSLLMSFGPILLIIAVFMYFARKNGGGMGAKKAEPKHQIVERGKVKQTFADFAGNPEAKEEVMDIVGFLKDPNALIEAGGRVPKGALMVGPPGNGKTLLARCIAGEAGVPFISISGSDFVEMYVGVGASRVRQLFESATQHAPCIVFIDEIDAVGRERGAGHGGGNDEREQTLNQILVELDGFNQKLGIFVIAATNRPDILDKALKRPGRLTRTINVESPDLEARKEILKVHAKGKNFGPDVDFEHVANETYGFSGADLEEVLDRATILMLKRVREAGEKNIKLPMLINAADVEEATMEGSMKAVLAKSASKRQDPDIKRMLAYHEGGHGLVTEHGYQRYLASGRNWSQKWGNAVRRLTIIGAANTGGHMQATPDTNTPVSTYESLLGQIATALGATISEIMFTGTRSTGNSQDLKQAYAIAKAMVTKYGMSKLGPISVGSDEENPNAGRALGMGASYGLAEESSNQIDHEIVLLLAAGARIAIRALKEREEFLHALVKVLVVKETIAREEWLALWNQYGNKAVSDCDVEMELENQWSKLAVLTVCDSPNGAKTYDSTAVRLDK
- a CDS encoding 1-acyl-sn-glycerol-3-phosphate acyltransferase encodes the protein MRFETFVDLYLTSGYVPRTFAILQMFGRVLANIWIFVQVGRIKVNGRQLLKTPAHIIYIANHSSMFDPLIAFAILPRVCRYMTAVEEMRGIFGLKALFMGSFGSFAVDRKNGKTVIEPAIKILIGKEALVVFPEGKISPSGVMLPPKPGIALISSAAYNLLRYPEQVALIALSINYGKRDEATAKSSYGEMGFRWRGGVTVNVHPPIYLTRELADDPDALLTKAASTIASGLSLRA
- a CDS encoding acyl-CoA thioesterase — protein: MTCHEHDNGHSGCPAIRVVMFPHHTNPAGNIFGGVILSNIDIAAGVASRSVTKHNTVTVCMKEVVFKEPVKVGDILTFWADVVKVGRTSITIRVKVEATRGNLVIPVTEGETIFVAVDKFDRPIPVDAPVGTLGGDDAEGSSFTARLNRMLRYLGF
- a CDS encoding PLP-dependent aminotransferase family protein; protein product: MAIVINLEYKPYVALYRRLSDALRKAILEGRLKLGEPMPSVRDLSKSLKISSSTTLKAYDDLKKQGLVVSHSGSGTYVAETLPGDLGDLLQERLNHMQKSFSARPDAILSSRGELLFETGKKQSAEHVHVPALEYGGTPLELSPVREWKALLLKYCDVSQGEEYAEVIEPLGFMPLREAIAGYVLRRRSIASGASNVCIFGSKQLRLELVGRLLLNKGDIVAYEEPGYPENRNTLHALGATIVPVPVDVDGMSVVHLRKLEHPPKLICVTPSHHDPLGYVMSMQRRQELLDYAHEVGAFILEDDFDYEFRYGKPTLPSLKALDRYDCVIYMASFWRILYKSLRLSFIVLPDCLVTAGSLCKGYLERHLPLIDQLALTDFINEGYLEKHLKRTQRLLAIRRQSLILAITRYLKNITEPLEETAGTHLMLQFTIPLPPLIIERIAWNTGFNIMNCHFYYCYLGVAPEKQYIVPFATVDSDTIDSVVKEFSMAVYKALESGPDAH